A section of the Pseudomonas flavescens genome encodes:
- a CDS encoding YebG family protein, translating into MAVEVVYRSSRDPERLFMDKAEADRHDKMLELAELLSEVLQKAVPSLSEEQGEELGIYMARNRDVFAKAFKNQPDALGELGNEAQAE; encoded by the coding sequence ATGGCCGTCGAAGTGGTGTACCGCAGCAGTCGCGATCCGGAGCGTTTATTCATGGATAAAGCCGAAGCCGACCGTCACGACAAGATGCTGGAACTGGCAGAACTGCTCAGCGAGGTACTGCAGAAGGCGGTACCGTCCCTCAGCGAGGAACAGGGCGAAGAGCTGGGCATCTACATGGCCAGAAACCGCGATGTGTTCGCCAAGGCCTTCAAGAACCAGCCCGATGCCCTCGGCGAACTGGGTAACGAAGCCCAGGCGGAATGA
- a CDS encoding SirB1 family protein — MSARDHCLACLNTEQPALFEAALWVAAEHDMAVQPKLIVSELDGLKHQVDAGLPNLPPQELAQPLLRRLNDLNFHEDDDNPVRPQAALLHKVLLRRRGQPLSIALIALELARRLGIPLQGVNFPGYFLLRVPGADHLLDPCGGRRLYTRDCRELLLRYIGPQAQLSAEHMLACDARSMIVRLSRNLRYLHVQDEDYLSALKDAERVLQLAPPNVSDHLARAELYQRLDCPQAERFDVQRALLLCDDPALHVRLGDRLRQLSAGTALH; from the coding sequence ATGAGTGCGCGCGACCACTGCCTTGCCTGTCTGAACACCGAGCAGCCGGCGCTCTTCGAAGCGGCCTTGTGGGTCGCTGCCGAACATGACATGGCCGTGCAACCCAAGCTGATCGTCAGCGAGCTCGACGGCTTGAAGCACCAGGTCGATGCAGGCCTCCCCAACCTCCCCCCGCAGGAGCTCGCGCAGCCTTTGTTGCGCCGCCTCAACGACCTGAACTTCCACGAAGATGACGACAACCCGGTGCGGCCACAGGCAGCGCTGCTGCACAAGGTGCTGCTGCGCCGTCGTGGCCAGCCCCTGAGCATCGCACTGATCGCCCTGGAGCTGGCGCGGCGTCTGGGCATCCCTTTGCAGGGCGTCAATTTCCCTGGCTACTTCCTGTTGCGAGTTCCCGGTGCCGACCACCTGCTCGACCCCTGTGGCGGGCGGCGCCTGTATACCCGCGACTGTCGTGAGCTGCTGCTGCGCTACATCGGCCCGCAGGCCCAGCTGAGTGCCGAACACATGCTCGCCTGCGATGCCCGCAGCATGATCGTGCGCCTGTCACGCAACCTGCGCTATCTGCATGTGCAGGACGAGGACTACCTGTCCGCCCTGAAAGACGCCGAGCGCGTGTTGCAACTGGCGCCTCCCAACGTCAGTGATCATCTGGCCCGAGCCGAGCTCTACCAGCGCCTCGATTGCCCACAGGCGGAGCGTTTCGATGTCCAGCGTGCCCTGCTGCTGTGCGACGACCCGGCGCTGCACGTCCGCCTGGGCGATCGCCTGCGCCAGTTGAGCGCAGGTACCGCCCTGCACTGA
- the gcvH gene encoding glycine cleavage system protein GcvH, giving the protein MSELRFTVEHEWLRQEADGLVTVGITAYAQDALGDVVFVQLPDLQAYTAGEEVAVLESVKAASNIGMPLDGEVVEVNADLEASPELVNAEPLGQGWFFRFRPSNAEALAGLLDQDAYERLLNAKADA; this is encoded by the coding sequence ATGAGCGAATTGCGTTTTACCGTCGAGCACGAATGGCTGCGTCAGGAGGCCGATGGGCTGGTCACCGTGGGCATCACCGCCTACGCTCAAGACGCACTGGGTGACGTGGTATTCGTGCAGTTGCCCGACCTGCAGGCCTACACCGCCGGTGAAGAAGTGGCCGTGCTGGAATCGGTGAAGGCAGCGAGCAACATCGGCATGCCGCTCGACGGCGAAGTGGTCGAAGTGAACGCCGACCTCGAGGCCAGCCCCGAGCTGGTCAACGCCGAACCGCTGGGACAGGGCTGGTTCTTCCGCTTCCGCCCAAGCAACGCAGAGGCGCTGGCCGGCCTGCTCGATCAGGACGCCTACGAGCGCCTGCTCAACGCCAAAGCCGACGCCTGA
- the gcvP gene encoding aminomethyl-transferring glycine dehydrogenase, producing the protein MTDLTTRNEFIARHIGPRDQDTAAMLETLGFSDLDALTASVIPGSIKGTSVLPAGDGQSEADALAAIKAIAARNQLFRNYIGQGYYGTHTPSPILRNLLENPAWYTAYTPYQPEISQGRLESLLNFQTLISDLTGLPIANASLLDEGTAAAEAMTFCKRLSKNKAANAFFASQHCHPQTLDVLRTRAEPLGIEVVVGDETAIDDASAFFGALLQYPASNGDIFDYRDVVERFHGANALVAVAADLLALTLLQAPGEFGADVALGSAQRFGVPLGFGGPHAAYFATRDAFKRDMPGRLVGLSVDRFGNPALRLAMQTREQHIRREKATSNICTAQVLLANIAAMYAVYHGPQGLTRIAQRVHQLTLIFARGLQALGMQIEQRAFFDTLTLQSGERTAALHQKARAAGINLREVDAGRIGLSFDETTTQADIEQLWTLFADGKPLPDFAALAKTDDTGLPAAQLRQSAILEHPVFNRYHSETELMRYLRKLADKDLALDRSMIPLGSCTMKLNAASEMIPVTWAEFGNLHPFAPAEQSAGYQQLTDELEAMLCAATGYDAVSLQPNAGSQGEYAGLLAIRAYHHSRGDDKRDICLIPQSAHGTNPATAHMAGMRVVVTACDARGNVDIADLRAKAEQHRDQLAAIMITYPSTHGVFEEGIREICAIVHDNGGQVYIDGANMNAMVGLCAPGKFGGDVSHLNLHKTFCIPHGGGGPGVGPIGVKSHLAPFLPGHAHMQRKEGAVSAAPFGSASILPITWMYIRMMGGTGLRLASQMAILNANYIARRLEEHYPVLYSGEGGLVAHECILDLRPLKDSSGISVDDVAKRLIDFGFHAPTMSFPVAGTLMIEPTESESKQELDRFCDAMIAIREEIRAVERGELNVDDNPLKNAPHTAAELVGEWTHSYSREQAVFPTRSLIDGKYWPPVGRVDNVFGDRNLVCACPPIEAYQDA; encoded by the coding sequence ATGACCGACTTGACCACCCGCAACGAATTCATCGCACGCCATATCGGCCCACGCGACCAAGATACCGCTGCCATGCTCGAAACCCTCGGTTTCAGCGACCTCGACGCACTGACCGCCAGCGTCATTCCCGGCAGCATCAAGGGCACCAGCGTGCTGCCTGCTGGCGACGGCCAGAGCGAAGCCGATGCGCTGGCCGCCATCAAGGCCATCGCCGCCAGGAACCAGCTGTTTCGCAACTACATCGGCCAGGGTTACTACGGCACGCACACCCCCTCGCCGATCCTGCGCAACCTGCTGGAAAACCCGGCCTGGTACACCGCCTACACGCCTTACCAGCCGGAGATATCCCAGGGCCGCCTGGAGTCGCTGCTGAACTTCCAGACCCTGATCAGCGATCTCACCGGCCTGCCGATCGCCAACGCCTCGCTGCTCGACGAAGGCACCGCCGCCGCCGAAGCCATGACCTTCTGCAAGCGGCTGTCGAAGAACAAGGCCGCCAACGCCTTCTTCGCCTCCCAGCACTGTCACCCGCAGACCCTCGACGTGCTGCGTACCCGCGCCGAGCCGCTGGGCATCGAAGTGGTGGTCGGTGACGAGACCGCCATCGACGACGCCAGCGCCTTCTTTGGCGCTCTGCTGCAATACCCGGCGAGCAATGGCGACATCTTCGATTACCGCGACGTGGTCGAGCGTTTCCACGGCGCCAACGCCCTGGTGGCCGTGGCAGCCGATCTGCTGGCCCTGACCCTGCTGCAGGCGCCTGGCGAGTTCGGTGCCGACGTGGCGCTGGGCAGCGCGCAACGTTTCGGCGTGCCGTTGGGCTTCGGTGGCCCGCATGCCGCCTATTTCGCTACCCGTGACGCGTTCAAGCGCGACATGCCGGGCCGCCTGGTCGGCCTCTCGGTGGACCGCTTCGGCAACCCGGCCCTGCGCCTGGCCATGCAGACCCGCGAACAGCATATCCGCCGCGAGAAGGCCACCAGCAACATCTGCACCGCTCAGGTGCTGCTGGCCAATATCGCCGCCATGTACGCCGTCTACCATGGCCCGCAGGGGCTCACCCGGATCGCCCAGCGCGTCCACCAACTGACGCTGATCTTCGCCCGCGGCCTGCAGGCGCTCGGTATGCAGATCGAACAACGGGCCTTCTTCGACACCCTCACCCTGCAAAGTGGCGAGCGGACCGCGGCACTGCACCAGAAAGCCCGTGCAGCCGGCATCAACCTGCGCGAAGTGGACGCCGGGCGTATCGGCCTGTCGTTCGACGAAACCACCACTCAGGCGGATATCGAGCAACTCTGGACCCTGTTCGCCGATGGCAAACCCCTGCCGGACTTCGCGGCCCTGGCCAAGACGGACGACACCGGCCTGCCCGCTGCGCAACTGCGTCAGTCGGCGATTCTCGAGCACCCGGTATTCAACCGCTACCACTCGGAAACCGAGCTGATGCGCTACCTGCGCAAGCTCGCCGACAAGGACCTGGCCCTGGACCGCAGCATGATCCCGCTGGGCTCCTGCACCATGAAGCTCAACGCGGCCAGCGAGATGATTCCCGTCACCTGGGCGGAATTCGGCAACCTGCATCCCTTCGCCCCTGCCGAGCAGAGCGCCGGCTATCAGCAACTGACCGACGAGCTGGAAGCCATGCTCTGCGCTGCCACCGGCTACGACGCCGTATCGCTGCAGCCCAATGCCGGCTCCCAGGGTGAATACGCCGGCCTGCTGGCTATCCGCGCCTACCACCACAGCCGCGGCGACGACAAGCGCGACATCTGCCTGATCCCGCAATCGGCCCACGGCACCAACCCGGCCACCGCCCATATGGCCGGCATGCGCGTGGTCGTCACCGCCTGCGACGCTCGCGGCAACGTCGACATCGCCGATCTGCGCGCCAAGGCCGAGCAGCACCGCGATCAGCTTGCAGCGATCATGATCACCTACCCGTCCACCCACGGGGTGTTCGAGGAAGGCATTCGCGAGATCTGCGCCATCGTCCACGACAACGGCGGTCAGGTGTACATCGACGGCGCCAACATGAACGCCATGGTCGGCCTCTGTGCGCCCGGCAAGTTCGGCGGCGACGTCTCCCACCTCAACCTGCACAAGACCTTCTGCATTCCCCATGGCGGTGGCGGCCCGGGTGTCGGCCCGATCGGCGTGAAGTCCCACCTGGCGCCTTTCCTCCCCGGTCACGCCCACATGCAGCGCAAGGAAGGCGCGGTCAGTGCCGCGCCATTCGGCAGCGCCAGCATCCTGCCGATCACCTGGATGTACATCCGCATGATGGGCGGTACCGGCCTGCGCCTGGCGTCGCAGATGGCGATCCTCAATGCCAACTACATCGCCCGTCGCCTGGAAGAGCACTACCCGGTGCTGTACAGCGGTGAAGGCGGCCTGGTGGCCCACGAGTGCATCCTCGATCTGCGCCCGCTCAAGGACAGCAGCGGCATCAGCGTCGACGACGTGGCCAAGCGCCTGATCGACTTTGGCTTCCATGCCCCCACCATGTCCTTCCCGGTGGCTGGCACGCTGATGATCGAGCCGACCGAAAGCGAGTCCAAGCAAGAGCTGGATCGCTTCTGCGACGCCATGATCGCCATTCGCGAGGAAATTCGTGCGGTCGAACGCGGCGAGCTGAATGTCGACGACAACCCGCTGAAGAATGCCCCGCACACCGCCGCCGAACTGGTGGGTGAGTGGACGCATTCGTACAGCCGCGAGCAGGCGGTCTTCCCGACCCGCAGTCTGATCGACGGCAAATACTGGCCGCCGGTAGGCCGGGTCGACAACGTGTTCGGCGACCGCAATCTGGTCTGTGCCTGCCCCCCCATCGAGGCTTATCAGGACGCCTGA
- the gcvT gene encoding glycine cleavage system aminomethyltransferase GcvT, protein MSSEILAKTPLHALHLELGARMVPFAGYEMPVQYPLGVMKEHLHTREAAGLFDVSHMGQIILRGAGAAKALESLVPVDIVDLPVGMQRYAMFTDANGGILDDLMVANLGDDTLFLVVNAACKHQDLMHLQQHIANQCQIESRFERALLALQGPRAVDVLTRLAPEVAKMTFMQFAAVRLLGVDCYVSRSGYTGEDGYEISVPAAHAEALARSLLAEPEVQAIGLGARDSLRLEAGLCLYGHDMSTDTTPIEASLLWAISKARRADGTRPGGFPGAERIFAQQREGVARKRVGLLPQERTPVREGAELVNAEGELIGQVCSGGFGPSLGAPLAMGYVRSSHVAVDSDVWALVRGKRVAMKVAKTPFVAQRYYRG, encoded by the coding sequence ATGAGCTCTGAAATTCTGGCGAAAACGCCCCTCCACGCGCTGCACCTGGAATTGGGCGCACGCATGGTGCCGTTCGCTGGCTACGAGATGCCGGTGCAATATCCGCTCGGCGTGATGAAGGAACACCTGCACACCCGCGAAGCCGCCGGGCTGTTCGACGTCTCGCACATGGGCCAGATCATCCTGCGCGGCGCCGGCGCCGCCAAGGCGCTGGAGAGCCTGGTACCGGTGGATATCGTCGACCTGCCGGTGGGCATGCAGCGCTACGCCATGTTCACCGACGCCAATGGCGGCATCCTCGACGACCTGATGGTCGCCAACCTGGGCGACGACACGCTGTTTCTGGTGGTCAACGCGGCCTGCAAGCATCAGGACCTGATGCACCTGCAGCAGCACATCGCCAACCAGTGCCAGATCGAATCGCGCTTCGAGCGCGCCCTGCTCGCCCTGCAGGGCCCCAGGGCGGTCGACGTACTCACCCGCCTGGCACCTGAAGTCGCGAAGATGACCTTCATGCAGTTCGCCGCGGTACGCCTGCTCGGCGTCGATTGCTACGTCAGCCGCTCGGGCTACACCGGTGAGGATGGCTACGAAATCTCCGTGCCCGCCGCCCATGCCGAAGCCCTGGCACGCAGCCTGCTGGCCGAGCCCGAAGTGCAGGCGATCGGCCTGGGCGCCCGTGACTCGCTGCGCCTGGAGGCCGGCCTGTGCCTGTATGGCCACGACATGAGCACCGACACCACGCCGATCGAGGCGAGCCTGCTCTGGGCGATCTCCAAGGCGCGACGGGCCGATGGCACTCGCCCAGGCGGCTTCCCGGGTGCCGAGCGGATCTTCGCGCAGCAGCGGGAAGGCGTCGCCCGCAAACGTGTCGGCCTGCTACCCCAGGAACGCACGCCGGTACGTGAAGGTGCGGAACTGGTGAATGCCGAGGGCGAGCTCATCGGTCAGGTGTGCAGCGGAGGCTTCGGCCCGAGCCTGGGCGCACCGCTGGCCATGGGGTACGTACGGAGCAGCCACGTCGCCGTGGACAGCGATGTATGGGCCCTGGTGCGCGGCAAGCGCGTCGCCATGAAGGTCGCCAAGACCCCGTTCGTGGCGCAGCGCTACTACCGGGGCTGA